The following coding sequences lie in one Lolium perenne isolate Kyuss_39 chromosome 2, Kyuss_2.0, whole genome shotgun sequence genomic window:
- the LOC127335071 gene encoding 7-deoxyloganetin glucosyltransferase, producing the protein MGSLQAEADVKPHAVCVPLPAQGHVTPMLKLAKILHCRGFHITFVNSEFNHRRLLRSRGAAALHGIEGFRFATIPDGLPPSDADATQDVPSLCRFTNATCLPHLKRLLADLNGSTESPPVTCIVGDDVMSFCLDAARDIGVPCALFWTASACGYMGYRNYRALYEKGLFPLKDAEQLTNGYMDTPVDWAAGMSSHMRLKDFPTFIWSTDPDEYMSHFALHVTERIAEADAVILNTLEELEPVALAAMRAMFPPSSPIHTIGPLAFLAEEIVPQGGPVAELGSNLWKEDLSCFGFLDGKEPRSVVYVNYGSITVMTNEELLEFAWGLANSGQAFLWIIRPDLIKGDAAVLPPEFLESIEGRGVLASWCPQEAVLRHQAVGVFLTHSGWNSTVESLCGGVPMLCWPFFAEQQTNTRYGCMEWGVAMEIGHDVRREAVEVKIREAMCGEKGKEMRRRAVEWKETGARATKPGGRSYANLEKLIADVLLSGGKSR; encoded by the exons ATGGGCTCCCTGCAGGCCGAGGCCGACGTCAAGCCGCACGCCGTGTGTGTGCCACTCCCGGCGCAGGGGCACGTCACGCCcatgctgaagctggccaagatcCTCCACTGCAGGGGCTTCCACATCACATTCGTCAACTCCGAGTTCAaccaccgccgcctcctccgctcgcgcggcgccgccgcgctccACGGCATCGAGGGGTTCCGCTTCGCCACCATTCCGGACGGCCTGCCACCGTCCGACGCCGACGCCACGCAGGACGTGCCGTCCCTCTGCCGCTTCACCAATGCGACCTGCCTCCCCCACCTCAAACGCCTCCTCGCCGACCTCAACGGCTCCACCGAGTCGCCGCCGGTCACCTGCATCGTCGGTGACGACGTCATGAGCTTCTGCCTCGACGCCGCCAGGGACATCGGCGTACCATGCGCGCTGTTCTGGACGGCCAGCGCCTGCGGCTACATGGGCTACCGTAATTACCGCGCCCTCTACGAAAAGGGCCTCTTCCCACTCAAAG acgcggAGCAGCTGACGAACGGGTACATGGACACGCCGGTGGACTGGGCGGCGGGGATGAGCAGCCACATGCGGCTCAAGGACTTCCCGACCTTCATCTGGTCCACGGACCCGGACGAGTACATGTCCCACTTCGCCCTCCACGTGACGGAGCGGATTGCGGAGGCGGACGCCGTGATCCTCAACACCCTGGAAGAGCTGGAACCGGTGGCGCTGGCCGCGATGCGCGCCATGTTCCCGCCCTCCTCGCCCATCCACACCATCGGCCCCCTAGCCTTCCTCGCCGAGGAGATCGTGCCACAGGGCGGCCCTGTGGCCGAGCTAGGCTCCAACCTGTGGAAGGAGGACCTCTCCTGCTTCGGCTTCCTCGACGGCAAGGAGCCCCGGTCCGTGGTGTACGTGAACTACGGTAGTATCACGGTGATGACCAACGAGGAGCTGCTCGAGTTCGCGTGGGGGCTGGCCAACAGCGGCCAGGCTTTCCTGTGGATCATCAGGCCGGACCTCATCAAGGGCGACGCCGCGGTGCTTCCGCCGGAGTTCCTGGAGTCCATCGAGGGCCGGGGCGTGCTGGCAAGCTGGTGCCCGCAGGAGGCGGTGCTGCGGCACCAGGCGGTGGGTGTGTTCCTGACACACTCCGGGTGGAACTCCACGGTGGAGAGCCTCTGCGGCGGGGTGCCGATGCTGTGCTGGCCCTTCTTCGCGGAGCAGCAGACCAACACCCGGTACGGCTGCATGGAGTGGGGCGTGGCCATGGAGATCGGCCACGACGTGCGGCGGGAGGCCGTGGAGGTCAAGATACGGGAGGCCATGTGCGGCGAGAAGGGTAAGGAGATGAGGCGCCGGGCCGTGGAGTGGAAGGAGACCGGAGCCCGCGCAACGAAGCCCGGCGGGCGGTCGTACGCCAACCTCGAGAAGCTTATCGCCGACGTGCTCCTGTCGGGAGGCAAGAGCCGTTAA